One genomic window of Mucilaginibacter sp. SJ includes the following:
- a CDS encoding REP-associated tyrosine transposase: MSHQYRVRNHEEIHFITFTIVDWVDVFIRPSYKQLIIDSLIYCQKNKGLEIYAFCLMTNHLHLLVSARSPVRLPDIVRDFKKHTNKQIIKLIEAENESRRDWMLYRFKYNARFDDRIQNYKVWQDGYHSIECDREDILFQKLDYIHDNPVRAEIVSYPEHYIYSSAINYAGEPGLLEITLLERGFISVKA; this comes from the coding sequence ATGTCGCATCAATACAGAGTTAGAAACCATGAAGAAATACATTTCATTACTTTTACTATAGTCGATTGGGTTGATGTATTTATCAGGCCATCTTACAAACAACTAATTATTGATTCCCTTATTTACTGTCAAAAAAACAAAGGTTTGGAGATATATGCTTTTTGCCTGATGACAAACCACCTCCATTTGCTGGTATCCGCAAGAAGCCCAGTAAGACTACCCGATATTGTGCGCGATTTTAAAAAACACACCAACAAACAAATTATCAAACTGATAGAAGCAGAAAACGAAAGCCGCAGGGATTGGATGTTGTATCGTTTTAAGTATAATGCCAGGTTTGATGATCGGATACAAAATTATAAAGTTTGGCAGGATGGCTATCATTCCATCGAGTGTGACCGGGAAGACATACTTTTTCAAAAATTGGATTATATTCATGATAACCCTGTACGGGCTGAAATAGTAAGCTATCCTGAACATTACATATATAGCTCGGCGATTAATTATGCCGGAGAGCCGGGTTTGTTAGAAATAACTTTATTGGAAAGGGGCTTTATCTCCGTGAAAGCTTAA
- a CDS encoding response regulator transcription factor encodes MKILLIEDEAKLVSIIQRDLTAEGHEVSVALDGTTGLDMAMKMDFQLIILDIMLPGINGIEVCRRLRQANQNAAILMLTALGTTENVVVGLDSGADDYMVKPFSLAELNARIRTLARRNTHLVQPPNVIQIADLVINGDEKSVKRGDKTIDLTATEYRLLEFLAKNKNHMLSRIEILEHVWNIDFNMGTNVVDVYINYLRKKVDKDFDNKLIHTVIGMGYILKNNAA; translated from the coding sequence ATGAAGATCCTGTTAATTGAAGATGAAGCTAAACTGGTATCCATTATTCAGCGCGACCTTACCGCCGAAGGCCACGAAGTAAGTGTTGCCCTTGATGGTACAACCGGGTTGGATATGGCTATGAAAATGGATTTTCAATTGATCATCCTTGACATCATGCTGCCGGGCATCAATGGTATCGAAGTTTGTCGCCGTTTACGGCAGGCCAATCAAAACGCTGCTATATTAATGCTCACCGCGCTGGGTACTACCGAAAATGTGGTAGTAGGCCTCGACAGCGGAGCCGATGATTATATGGTTAAACCCTTCAGCCTGGCCGAGCTCAATGCCCGCATCCGGACATTAGCCCGGCGTAATACCCATCTTGTACAGCCGCCAAACGTAATCCAAATTGCCGACCTGGTAATTAACGGCGACGAAAAATCAGTTAAACGCGGTGATAAAACCATCGACCTGACAGCTACAGAATATCGCCTGCTCGAGTTTCTGGCTAAAAACAAAAACCATATGCTCAGTCGCATTGAGATATTGGAGCACGTTTGGAACATTGATTTTAATATGGGGACCAACGTGGTTGATGTATACATTAACTACCTGCGCAAAAAGGTGGATAAAGATTTTGACAACAAATTGATCCATACAGTTATTGGCATGGGCTATATTTTAAAAAATAACGCGGCTTAA
- a CDS encoding bestrophin family protein has product MLLKENIPVKYVVGKIKNELLLVAVYAVAIALFHRFLPEYRISIPIAVPAILATIISLLLAFRSNQAYDRWWEARSIWGAIVNDSRSLVRELITFLDGDNAVCEEIEGFKKRFVYRQIAWCYGLSQSLRKQDPYAKNTHLLVDEEVKFTHRFTNMPNSLLKLHGLDLKLAYKNGWLNDYQQVQIDGTLNRLCDAMGKCERIKNTVFPVTYSLYIHFCLYLFIILLPFGLIEFFGMFEVPLIIAIAAAFLLVEKMAIHLQDPFENKPTDTPTTAISQAIERDLKQMLNDKHESEKAPVQAAAAKANVYYIL; this is encoded by the coding sequence ATGTTACTAAAAGAAAATATCCCGGTAAAATATGTGGTGGGCAAAATAAAGAACGAATTGTTACTGGTTGCCGTGTATGCTGTAGCTATAGCCTTATTCCATCGTTTTTTGCCTGAGTACCGCATTTCAATCCCAATTGCCGTGCCGGCCATATTGGCTACCATCATATCCTTGTTACTGGCATTTCGTTCAAACCAGGCTTATGACCGCTGGTGGGAAGCCCGGAGCATTTGGGGAGCCATAGTGAACGATTCAAGATCGCTGGTGCGCGAGTTGATCACTTTTTTAGATGGCGATAACGCTGTATGTGAAGAAATAGAAGGTTTCAAAAAACGGTTTGTTTACAGGCAGATAGCATGGTGCTATGGCTTAAGTCAATCATTACGCAAGCAAGATCCATATGCCAAAAACACTCACCTGTTGGTTGACGAAGAGGTGAAATTCACTCATCGTTTTACAAACATGCCCAACAGCTTGCTAAAACTGCACGGGCTTGATCTAAAACTGGCTTATAAAAACGGCTGGCTTAATGATTACCAGCAAGTGCAGATAGATGGCACACTTAACCGCCTGTGCGATGCTATGGGCAAATGTGAACGGATCAAGAACACGGTATTCCCGGTTACCTACAGTTTGTACATCCACTTTTGCCTGTACCTGTTTATCATATTGCTGCCATTTGGCCTCATCGAATTCTTCGGTATGTTTGAAGTACCGCTGATCATAGCTATAGCGGCAGCATTTTTACTGGTAGAAAAAATGGCCATCCACCTGCAGGACCCATTTGAAAACAAACCAACAGACACTCCGACAACTGCCATATCGCAAGCCATTGAACGCGACTTAAAGCAGATGCTTAACGATAAACATGAGAGTGAAAAGGCGCCGGTGCAAGCCGCCGCCGCTAAAGCAAATGTGTATTATATACTGTAA
- a CDS encoding glycosyltransferase family 117 protein has translation MNYKKLNNIFGWVAFIIATVTYILTLEPSSSFWDCGEFIACIYRLQVAHQPGAPLFTIIGKVFTLLSMGDNTKVAYWANMASALASGATIMFLFWTITALAKKLLVKTQEQLNVTNLILIIGSGFVGALAYAWSDTFWFSAVESEVYAQSSLCTAVVFWAILKWDAYADEPHADRWIVFIAYVMGLSIGIHLLNLLVIPAIGLVIYFRRVKNVTTKGTLLTFLASVVALAFVLWGVIQYTVKGAAFSDLLFVNTLGMGFGSGALVFFVLLIITIVAGIYYTINPVKPAIILAAVCFVLILGISGGIIGLIVSGAVLALLEYVVKIREKRFALNSFLICLLFILFGYSSFVMIVVRAKANPNLNNSDPENAFALNSYLNRDQYGDTPLLYGQFFDSEATAQTEGANIYRRGATKYEIAGKKLNTVYDRNTIFPRMFSDKPGHPEFYREWTGLGESEHPTFGSNISFFAKWQINQMYTRYFLWNFAGRANDLDGQSLNSGADGEWISGWNFSKPLPYSVTQSKSYNRLFFLPLIIGLFGAVFHFARNQREAGVVAILFVCTGLAIVLYLNQDPLQPRERDYAYAGSFYAFAIWIGLGVIGIADVLSKKLNAKVSAIISTVVCLLAAPLLMANQEWDDHDRSTKLTPHDMAYNYLNSCAPNAILFTYGDNDTYPLWYIQEVENVRPDVRIVNLSLLGTDWYIRGMKNKMNESEPLPISMPNDKFKPGVRDVIYFSDQKIAGATELKDVFDFITSDKKEAMVEYNNGDVANYLPTNKFKLTVNADEVVKTGTVPAADKAKIAPEMDWTFSGRYVTKDVLAMMDILSHNDWKRPIYFSVTVPNSNMIGLDKYMYNEGFAYRLLPLKPDTAVGPLEASNTGKMYENMMTKYKWGNMKNASYLDHESMTMFYPLITRLYSTLADDLAKAGKPDSARKVLKKYDEVMPTTINSLEIAVRKYYMIENAYRLNDIQLGNKLANLVDDYVSNQLDYSYALFQKGETNLENRDLQYSMQILGGLVEFSKQYKQPQLFNKFSAQLSGFEKKFGVTGKR, from the coding sequence ATGAATTACAAAAAACTCAACAATATATTTGGCTGGGTAGCCTTTATCATTGCCACGGTAACTTACATTTTAACCCTTGAGCCATCATCAAGCTTTTGGGACTGCGGCGAATTTATAGCCTGTATTTACCGCTTACAGGTAGCCCACCAGCCCGGCGCACCCCTGTTTACCATCATTGGCAAAGTATTTACCCTGCTATCCATGGGCGATAATACCAAAGTAGCCTATTGGGCCAACATGGCGTCGGCCCTGGCCAGTGGCGCTACCATCATGTTTTTGTTTTGGACAATCACTGCCCTGGCTAAAAAGCTATTGGTTAAAACACAGGAACAGCTTAATGTTACCAATCTCATCCTGATCATAGGTTCGGGTTTTGTAGGTGCTTTAGCCTATGCATGGTCGGATACCTTTTGGTTTTCGGCTGTTGAATCGGAAGTTTACGCGCAATCATCACTTTGTACCGCTGTAGTATTTTGGGCGATATTAAAATGGGACGCTTATGCCGATGAGCCTCATGCCGACAGGTGGATAGTTTTTATCGCCTATGTAATGGGCCTTTCTATAGGTATCCATTTATTAAACTTACTGGTAATCCCGGCTATCGGTTTGGTGATCTATTTCCGCAGGGTAAAAAATGTTACTACAAAGGGAACCCTGCTTACCTTTTTGGCAAGTGTTGTGGCTTTGGCATTTGTGCTGTGGGGCGTGATACAATACACCGTAAAAGGCGCGGCTTTTTCTGACCTGCTTTTTGTAAACACCCTGGGTATGGGTTTTGGCAGCGGAGCTTTAGTGTTTTTTGTTTTGCTCATTATTACCATTGTTGCAGGCATTTACTATACTATAAATCCTGTTAAACCTGCCATTATTTTAGCGGCCGTATGCTTTGTACTGATATTAGGCATAAGCGGTGGCATTATTGGCCTGATAGTAAGCGGAGCAGTTTTAGCCTTGTTAGAGTATGTGGTAAAGATCCGCGAAAAACGCTTCGCGCTCAACAGCTTTTTGATCTGCCTGCTGTTTATCCTGTTTGGCTACAGTTCGTTTGTGATGATCGTGGTGCGTGCAAAAGCTAACCCTAACCTGAATAACAGCGATCCCGAAAATGCCTTCGCCCTGAATAGCTACCTTAACCGCGATCAGTACGGCGATACCCCGTTATTATATGGCCAATTTTTTGATTCGGAAGCTACAGCACAAACCGAGGGCGCTAATATTTATCGCCGTGGCGCAACCAAATACGAGATTGCCGGTAAAAAACTCAATACCGTTTATGACCGCAATACCATATTCCCGCGGATGTTTAGCGATAAGCCCGGCCATCCGGAGTTTTACCGTGAGTGGACTGGTCTCGGTGAAAGTGAACACCCTACCTTCGGCTCAAACATTAGCTTTTTTGCCAAATGGCAGATCAACCAGATGTATACCCGCTATTTCCTGTGGAACTTTGCGGGCCGGGCCAATGACCTCGATGGCCAAAGCTTAAATTCAGGTGCCGATGGCGAATGGATTAGCGGATGGAATTTCAGCAAACCCCTGCCCTATTCGGTTACTCAAAGCAAAAGCTATAACCGCCTGTTCTTTTTACCGCTTATTATTGGTTTGTTTGGTGCGGTATTTCATTTTGCGCGCAACCAGCGCGAAGCAGGTGTTGTTGCTATACTGTTTGTTTGTACAGGTTTAGCCATTGTGCTTTATCTTAACCAGGACCCGCTGCAACCCCGTGAGCGTGATTATGCTTATGCAGGCTCCTTTTATGCCTTTGCCATATGGATAGGTTTGGGCGTGATAGGCATTGCCGATGTTTTAAGCAAAAAGCTGAATGCAAAAGTCAGCGCCATTATCTCTACAGTGGTTTGCTTACTGGCAGCGCCTTTGCTAATGGCCAACCAGGAGTGGGACGATCATGACCGTTCAACCAAGCTTACCCCGCATGATATGGCTTATAACTACCTGAACTCATGCGCTCCAAATGCCATTTTGTTTACTTATGGCGATAATGATACTTACCCGCTTTGGTATATACAGGAAGTTGAAAACGTACGCCCCGATGTACGCATCGTAAACCTGAGCCTGCTGGGTACCGACTGGTACATCCGTGGCATGAAAAACAAGATGAACGAATCGGAACCATTGCCGATCAGTATGCCGAATGATAAATTTAAACCGGGTGTGCGTGATGTGATTTACTTTAGCGATCAGAAAATTGCGGGGGCTACCGAGCTGAAAGATGTTTTTGATTTCATCACCTCTGATAAAAAAGAAGCCATGGTTGAGTATAACAACGGCGATGTTGCCAATTACCTGCCAACCAACAAATTCAAACTAACGGTTAACGCTGATGAGGTTGTTAAAACCGGTACAGTGCCGGCAGCTGATAAAGCTAAAATAGCTCCTGAAATGGATTGGACATTCAGCGGCCGCTATGTTACCAAAGATGTACTGGCTATGATGGACATCCTGAGCCATAATGACTGGAAACGTCCTATCTATTTTTCGGTTACTGTACCTAACAGCAACATGATCGGCTTAGATAAATACATGTATAACGAAGGTTTTGCTTATCGCCTGCTGCCATTAAAGCCGGATACAGCAGTTGGTCCGCTTGAGGCCAGCAATACCGGTAAGATGTATGAAAACATGATGACCAAATACAAATGGGGCAACATGAAAAACGCCAGCTATCTTGATCACGAATCAATGACCATGTTTTACCCGCTTATCACCAGGCTGTACTCAACCCTGGCGGATGATTTGGCAAAAGCAGGCAAACCTGATTCGGCCCGTAAGGTGCTTAAAAAATATGATGAGGTAATGCCGACAACTATTAACTCGTTGGAGATAGCGGTACGTAAGTATTACATGATAGAAAACGCCTATCGCTTAAACGATATTCAGCTTGGCAACAAACTGGCTAACCTGGTTGATGACTATGTAAGCAATCAGCTTGATTATAGCTACGCCCTGTTCCAAAAAGGCGAAACCAACCTCGAAAATCGTGACCTGCAATATTCAATGCAGATTTTAGGCGGCCTGGTTGAGTTTAGCAAACAATATAAACAGCCGCAATTGTTTAATAAGTTCAGCGCACAACTGAGCGGCTTTGAAAAGAAATTTGGGGTGACGGGAAAGAGATAA
- a CDS encoding DNA-directed RNA polymerase subunit alpha C-terminal domain-containing protein → MKTEKSESPFGKLGNPAQRALANAGITSLLELSKLTEKEFLQLHGVGKSSVPIVKEKMKEEGLGFKE, encoded by the coding sequence ATGAAGACTGAAAAATCAGAAAGCCCATTTGGTAAATTGGGCAATCCTGCTCAGCGCGCGTTGGCTAATGCGGGTATAACATCATTGCTTGAATTATCAAAACTTACCGAGAAAGAGTTTTTGCAGTTGCACGGTGTCGGCAAAAGTTCGGTGCCGATAGTGAAGGAGAAAATGAAAGAAGAAGGTTTAGGGTTTAAAGAATAA
- a CDS encoding HAMP domain-containing sensor histidine kinase, translating into MSIQKKVALLFLVLTVSVILIFSSAIFYFVHQFTFDDFYKRLETRVNISSQIHHLNDRDSLGMYREIRQRYLERLIAEKQYIIKPDIYTKGKTVKGVPRQLINNIIANGKSRFKADNVFYAGNIFHFPEGDAIIVVSATNPSGLSELNDLEQVLIISFLISILIVYIIGRRFSYHTFKPVRSIIKKVNTITASNLHLRLEDYNGKDEIAELTQTFNNMLDRLETAFETQNNFISNASHELRTPLAIIKGEAELSLKNIDTPGADLHKNLQEILTGTQSLQDIITSLLGLAQSGFDGKKQNWEQIRADEMAFMVKEAVDHIIPANNLSIDFSSLPDDVDSLVTEGNINLLKLAISNIGLNACKYSENKPVVLKVYAENNSIIFSVKDQGIGIPESDVQHIFEPFFRASNTGKYEGHGVGLPLALNIVRLHKGNIGIVSKEGEGTEIRVMLPIYKGEKS; encoded by the coding sequence ATGAGCATCCAAAAAAAAGTAGCGCTGTTGTTCCTGGTGCTAACAGTGTCGGTAATATTGATATTCAGCAGCGCTATTTTTTATTTTGTACACCAGTTTACCTTCGATGATTTTTATAAACGGCTTGAGACCCGTGTAAACATCTCCTCCCAGATCCATCACCTGAATGATCGCGATAGCCTCGGCATGTACAGGGAAATCCGCCAGCGCTATCTTGAACGCCTCATAGCCGAAAAGCAATACATCATTAAACCCGATATTTATACAAAAGGCAAAACAGTGAAAGGCGTTCCGCGCCAACTAATAAATAACATCATCGCCAACGGAAAATCGAGATTTAAAGCCGATAATGTATTTTACGCCGGCAATATATTCCACTTTCCGGAGGGGGATGCTATCATTGTGGTTTCGGCAACCAATCCATCGGGCCTTAGTGAGCTGAATGATCTTGAGCAGGTGCTGATAATCAGTTTCCTGATTTCGATATTGATCGTGTATATTATAGGTCGCCGGTTTTCATACCATACCTTTAAGCCGGTACGCAGCATCATTAAAAAGGTAAATACCATTACCGCCAGCAACCTGCATTTGCGTTTGGAGGATTATAACGGAAAAGACGAGATAGCCGAGCTTACCCAAACTTTCAACAACATGCTCGACAGGCTGGAAACCGCTTTTGAAACACAGAACAACTTCATCAGCAATGCCTCGCATGAGCTGCGTACACCGTTGGCCATCATAAAAGGCGAGGCGGAGCTCTCTCTCAAAAACATAGATACGCCGGGAGCCGATCTGCATAAAAACCTGCAGGAAATATTAACCGGCACTCAAAGTCTGCAGGATATTATCACCAGCTTACTGGGCCTTGCTCAAAGCGGATTCGATGGTAAAAAGCAAAACTGGGAACAGATCCGCGCCGATGAGATGGCATTTATGGTTAAAGAGGCTGTTGATCATATAATCCCGGCAAATAACCTCAGCATTGATTTTTCATCACTGCCCGATGATGTAGATAGCCTGGTGACAGAGGGAAACATCAACCTGCTTAAACTGGCTATAAGTAATATAGGCCTCAATGCCTGTAAATATTCTGAGAACAAGCCCGTAGTGCTTAAAGTGTACGCCGAAAACAACAGCATTATTTTTAGCGTAAAGGACCAGGGTATTGGCATACCCGAAAGTGACGTGCAGCACATTTTTGAGCCATTTTTCCGCGCATCCAACACAGGCAAATACGAGGGACATGGCGTAGGGCTTCCGCTGGCACTTAATATAGTGAGGCTGCATAAAGGCAATATCGGCATAGTCTCTAAAGAAGGCGAAGGCACAGAGATCAGGGTGATGCTGCCGATTTATAAGGGGGAGAAAAGTTAA
- a CDS encoding ribose-phosphate pyrophosphokinase, which translates to MPLQFNPVKLFAGSGSQDLAHLIADAYGRELGEVVISRFSDGEYQPHFNESVRGSDVFLIQSTHQPTDNLMELLMMIDAARRASAHYVNAVIPYFGLARQDRKDKPRVAIGAKLVANLLVAAGINRIMTMDLHAAQIQGFFDVPVDHLDASIIFVPYIKSLGLGHLTIASPDMGGSYRARSFAKFFNAEVVICDKRRKRANEIEAMTLIGDVTDQDIVLIDDICDTAGTLAKAAGLIMERGARSVRAVCTHPVLSGKAYETIENSALTELIVTDTIPLKQQSPKIKVLSTAELFAKAISNVNEHGSISTLFKVE; encoded by the coding sequence ATGCCCTTACAATTTAACCCGGTTAAATTATTTGCAGGATCAGGCTCGCAGGATCTTGCGCATCTTATAGCTGATGCTTACGGCCGCGAATTAGGTGAAGTTGTGATATCGCGTTTCAGCGATGGCGAATACCAGCCGCATTTTAATGAATCTGTACGGGGATCTGATGTTTTCCTGATCCAGTCAACCCATCAGCCTACCGATAATTTAATGGAATTACTGATGATGATTGATGCCGCCCGCCGTGCATCTGCCCATTATGTAAATGCCGTTATCCCTTATTTTGGTTTGGCCCGGCAAGACAGGAAAGACAAGCCTCGTGTTGCCATTGGTGCAAAGCTGGTAGCTAACCTGTTGGTTGCAGCCGGTATTAACCGCATCATGACCATGGATTTGCACGCAGCGCAGATCCAGGGATTTTTTGATGTTCCGGTTGATCACCTGGATGCTTCTATCATTTTTGTACCTTATATCAAAAGCCTTGGTTTAGGTCACCTTACCATTGCATCGCCTGATATGGGCGGTTCATACAGGGCCCGGAGCTTTGCCAAGTTCTTTAATGCCGAAGTGGTAATTTGCGATAAACGCCGTAAACGCGCCAACGAAATAGAAGCCATGACGCTGATAGGGGACGTTACCGATCAGGACATAGTACTGATTGATGACATTTGCGATACTGCAGGTACATTGGCAAAAGCAGCCGGACTGATCATGGAGCGTGGCGCACGCAGCGTTCGCGCCGTTTGTACGCACCCGGTATTATCAGGCAAAGCTTATGAAACTATCGAAAACTCGGCATTAACCGAGCTGATAGTTACAGATACTATCCCGCTTAAACAACAAAGCCCGAAAATAAAAGTGCTTTCAACTGCCGAACTGTTTGCAAAAGCGATAAGCAATGTAAACGAGCATGGTTCGATAAGTACCTTGTTTAAGGTGGAGTAA
- a CDS encoding family 43 glycosylhydrolase yields the protein MKIVTRNLLILVFCCAIFNVSAQQKRLTYCNPLNLDYGYTPFETFASWGKHRATADPTMTLFKGKYYLFSTNQFGYWWSDDMLNWNFVYRKFVRPYNEVKGDELCAPATLVLGDTLLVIGSTYNKDFTLWMSTNPTHDDWKAAKDYFKVGAWDPGMFADDDGRVYIYHGSSNTLPLYGQEIDRHTFEPIGPKKEMVKLNPEEHGWERFGEHNDNVFLLPFIEGSWMNKYKGKYYLQFGAPGTEQSGYGDGVFVGDHPLGPFTYQKHNPFSYKPGGFAKGAGHGATWADKYGNYWHISTMGISVKNNFERRIGFWPAGFDKDGVLYSNTAYGDYPHYLSSGPEDHLKSNFTGWMILNYNKPVEVSSTLGAYAANNAVDEDIKTYWSAKTANKGEWLKTDLGGVSTVNAIQINYADQDAEFLGKSLGVYHQYIIYSSLNGKTWQLLIDKSKNRKDVPHDYIELKNPVKARYIKMVNLHMPTGKFAISGLRVFGRGAGAKPDTVQNLIILRGDSERRNAWLKWKPNDNATGYTVYFGIAPDKLYNSMMVYGKNEYYFNGMDKSLPYYFQIEAFNENGISARTKVVKVE from the coding sequence ATGAAAATAGTAACCCGCAACCTGTTGATCCTGGTATTTTGTTGTGCCATATTCAATGTAAGCGCGCAACAAAAGCGCCTCACTTATTGCAATCCGCTTAACCTTGATTATGGTTATACACCCTTCGAAACTTTTGCAAGCTGGGGCAAACACCGCGCTACTGCCGACCCGACCATGACTTTATTTAAAGGTAAGTATTACCTTTTTTCGACAAATCAGTTTGGTTATTGGTGGAGCGATGACATGCTGAACTGGAATTTTGTGTACCGCAAATTTGTTCGCCCATATAATGAAGTAAAGGGCGACGAGCTTTGCGCTCCCGCTACGTTGGTTTTGGGCGATACCCTATTGGTGATCGGCTCTACCTATAATAAAGATTTTACCCTGTGGATGAGCACCAATCCCACACATGACGATTGGAAAGCCGCCAAAGATTATTTTAAAGTAGGCGCCTGGGACCCGGGTATGTTCGCCGATGACGACGGCAGGGTTTACATTTACCATGGCTCCAGCAATACCCTGCCACTTTACGGGCAGGAGATTGACAGGCATACCTTCGAGCCCATCGGCCCAAAAAAAGAAATGGTAAAACTTAACCCCGAAGAGCATGGCTGGGAGCGTTTTGGCGAACATAATGATAATGTATTTCTGCTACCCTTTATTGAAGGTTCATGGATGAATAAGTATAAAGGCAAGTATTACCTGCAATTCGGCGCGCCGGGTACCGAACAAAGCGGCTACGGAGATGGCGTTTTTGTGGGAGATCATCCGCTGGGGCCGTTCACTTATCAAAAGCATAACCCTTTCTCATACAAGCCAGGCGGCTTTGCCAAAGGTGCAGGGCACGGTGCTACCTGGGCCGATAAGTATGGCAACTACTGGCATATCAGCACCATGGGCATCTCGGTTAAGAATAATTTTGAGCGCCGTATTGGTTTCTGGCCGGCCGGTTTTGATAAGGATGGAGTGCTGTACAGTAATACCGCTTATGGCGATTATCCGCACTATTTATCCAGCGGCCCCGAAGACCACCTGAAAAGTAATTTTACCGGCTGGATGATCCTTAATTATAATAAACCTGTCGAAGTTTCATCAACCCTCGGTGCTTATGCAGCCAACAACGCGGTTGATGAGGATATTAAAACTTACTGGAGCGCCAAAACAGCCAATAAAGGCGAATGGCTAAAAACTGATCTCGGCGGGGTCAGCACCGTAAATGCCATCCAGATAAACTATGCCGATCAGGATGCAGAATTCCTCGGTAAATCACTTGGCGTTTATCACCAGTATATTATCTATTCATCGCTCAACGGTAAAACCTGGCAACTCCTTATCGACAAAAGCAAAAACCGTAAAGATGTGCCGCACGATTATATCGAGCTGAAAAACCCGGTCAAAGCGCGTTACATAAAAATGGTTAACCTGCACATGCCTACAGGCAAATTTGCAATATCTGGCTTAAGGGTGTTTGGTAGAGGTGCAGGTGCAAAACCCGATACTGTTCAAAACCTGATTATACTGCGTGGCGACAGCGAACGCCGCAACGCCTGGCTTAAATGGAAACCAAACGATAATGCCACCGGCTACACCGTGTACTTCGGCATAGCGCCCGATAAGTTGTACAACAGCATGATGGTTTACGGCAAAAACGAATACTATTTTAATGGGATGGATAAAAGCCTGCCATACTATTTTCAAATAGAGGCGTTTAATGAAAACGGAATTTCGGCAAGGACGAAGGTTGTGAAGGTGGAATAG
- a CDS encoding acetyl-CoA carboxylase carboxyltransferase subunit alpha, with translation MKITFDFEKPLAELQQQIEKVKQVEDKNKLDMSATIAELEGKLEEAKKDIYNNLTGWQKVQISRHPERPYTLQYIELMCDDFIELHGDRTVGDDKAIIGGFGTLNGQTVMFIGHQKGRNTKERQYRNFGMANPEGYRKALRLMKMAEKFNKPIVTLIDTPGAYPGLEAEERGQGEAIARNLLEMAVLKVPVICVIIGEGASGGALGIGIGDRVLMLDNSWYSVISPENCSTILWKTWENKERAAEVLKLTSTEMFKNRLIDGVIKEPLGGAHQDPVAMAGILKKQLLKDLKTLKERNIDELVTERIDKFCSMGVVNE, from the coding sequence ATGAAGATTACGTTTGATTTTGAAAAACCATTGGCTGAATTACAGCAGCAAATTGAAAAGGTAAAGCAGGTTGAAGACAAGAATAAACTTGATATGTCTGCAACTATAGCCGAACTGGAAGGAAAGCTGGAAGAAGCCAAAAAAGATATATATAACAACCTTACAGGCTGGCAAAAAGTACAAATTTCGCGTCACCCGGAAAGGCCTTATACCTTGCAGTACATCGAGCTGATGTGCGATGATTTCATCGAGCTGCATGGCGACCGTACTGTTGGCGATGACAAAGCTATTATTGGTGGTTTTGGTACGCTGAATGGTCAAACGGTAATGTTTATCGGCCACCAGAAAGGCCGTAACACCAAGGAGCGCCAGTACCGTAACTTCGGTATGGCTAATCCTGAGGGCTATCGTAAAGCCTTGAGGCTGATGAAAATGGCCGAAAAATTCAATAAGCCAATTGTTACTTTGATTGATACTCCCGGAGCTTATCCGGGTTTAGAGGCCGAAGAGCGCGGACAAGGTGAAGCCATTGCCCGTAATCTGCTCGAGATGGCAGTGCTGAAAGTGCCGGTGATCTGCGTTATTATTGGCGAAGGCGCATCGGGCGGTGCGTTGGGTATTGGTATTGGCGACAGGGTACTGATGCTGGATAACTCATGGTATTCAGTGATCTCTCCCGAAAACTGCTCAACCATTCTTTGGAAAACCTGGGAAAATAAAGAGCGTGCCGCTGAAGTACTTAAATTAACCTCGACAGAAATGTTTAAGAACAGGCTGATTGACGGGGTGATCAAAGAGCCACTTGGTGGTGCCCATCAAGACCCGGTTGCTATGGCCGGTATCCTAAAAAAACAATTATTAAAAGACCTGAAAACCCTTAAAGAGCGCAATATCGATGAGCTTGTAACAGAGCGTATTGATAAATTCTGCTCGATGGGTGTGGTTAATGAATAG